A window of Pyrus communis chromosome 3, drPyrComm1.1, whole genome shotgun sequence genomic DNA:
CAGTTCATTCACGTCTTTTCTCCGACTGAAACGTTTTCCAGATTCATGACCATTCTCAAGCATTAACATTCTCTTTgtcaaaaaattttgaaaccttttgctGTAACAGTAGAGAAAACTGTCTGATCGGAGAATGCTTTAGCGATGATTACTGATTACATGGCAGGTAAACATTGTTCTTGCCTTCAAAACAGTGTTTAGAGTTCACATTCAACAGATGTGTTGTTTTATTCTTTGTCAATTTCACTGTTGTTAAAGCCATAATTCTTGCAATTTCCTTCAATTATTCAGCGTTTGTGCTCTGACTTTATTAGGTGGGTATCCTTTTGGGCCATAGTTTATGGTTGAATTCAAACAGTTATCAAACTTCACAAAGAGGTCCTAATGTTACTATTCGACTCGATATCTGTAACGTGAATCGAGTGGATTAGTAACTGTACACCCTCATAAAAAGTGGCGAGCAAAAATATTCCctaaatgattaaaataataCAGTTTCTTGTTAAGTGAAACAACAAACGAAGGATGGATATCAAAGCCAACAGCTCATTCAGCTTAGGACAGCCATACAAGTGGACCaaccaaagaaaacaaatcaaatattGATGAacacaatcggaccattaaaacAGATACATCGATTGTGACAATCCACCAATAATTCAATCAAACCGGCGACCCACCAAGATAATAGATAATTGCATTTCGTCCTGTTCTTAATCAAACCTTGAagataattttaaatatatttatgcaCTAATAAACAAAGTAAACTATTTCCGCAAACCCTTTTTCTCACTCCACATTTtctgtttatattttattttcggATTGAATAAATTAGAGAAAAATCAAGGAACAAAAATAACAGAGTGACCCGAAAGAATAAAAGATGAGAGGAAATCATTTGATAGAAACAATAATCAGTTTTTGACTTTTTGTACACATGAATAGGTCTTGCAACAATAAAATGTCCGTTTTCTGCACAACATCCTCCATTTACAACCAGAAAGGGTAGTAAAAAaagtttcttcttgttcttctatTTTCATATTGGAGATGGGTTCCGAGGTCTCGAAACAGGTAGAACGGAGAAAGGCGATCGCGGCGGAGAAAAAAACACTGTGTGATCTTCACCAGAGCTGTGGTGAAGAGTTTCCATCATGTGCCTACAAGCCTTCAGACAGAAAAAATTGGATGGCTGGGGTCAACCCTGAGAAACTTCACATAAACAAGATCGTATGGCCGGGAACTCACGACTCTGCAACCAACAAGATTGGAGTTCCATGCATCACTAGGCCTTTTGCTCAATGCCAAAATCTCTCCATCTACCAGCAGCTCGAGAAGGGCAATAGAGTTCTCGATATTCGAATCCAGGAGGACCGAAAAGTCTGCCACGGAATCCTCCTCACTTACAACATTGATGTTGTGATCAACGACGTCAAGAAGTTTTTATCGGAAACGCAGTATGAGATCATAATACTCGAAATCCGAACTGAATTTGGACATGAAGATCCACCTGAGTTTGATAAGTACTTGGTTGATCAGCTCGGCGAGTTTTTAGTCCCCCAGGACGATCATGTTTTCGACAAGACTATTTCAGAACTGCTGCCGAAGAGAGTGATATGCGTGTGGAAGCCGAGGAAGTCACCTCAGCCAAAGGCAGGGAGTCCTCTGTGGAATGCAGGGCATTTGAAGGACGACTGGATTGACACGGATTTGCCATCCACCAAATTCGAGAGCAACCTGAAGAATTTGAGTAATCAGCCGCCGGCTTCATCAAGGAAGTTCTTTTACAGGGTGGAGAACACGGTCACGCCTCAGGCTGATAACCCTGTTTTGTGTGTTAAGCCTGTGACCGGAAGGATTCATGGATTCGCGAGGCTGTTTATAACTCAGTGCTTCTCTAGAGGTATTGCGGATAGATTGCAGATCTTTTCTACAGATTTTATAGACGAGGATTTCGTGGATGCTTGCGTTGCGGTTACATATGCAAGAGTTGAAGGGAAAGCATGAAGTTTCCATGTCTGTGCAGTCTTGTTCTTGTTTTCTTGTTGATAAATCTTCCTTCCCACCGTGTAATTCAATCCTTTCTACTTGGTTACCATTTTCTGCATCCAAAGAGCTTGCATTGTTATTCTTAAGGAATAGCGAGGATGTCAAGGTTGCGTTGTTCCGAACATATCACGTGTAATTCAATCCTTTTATTTATGTGTTTGTAATGTAATATATGAAGGGAGTAAAGAAGATGTAGTGATCTCACATTCTTCATTCTTGTTGGAGAAGAAACCTTTTTTTTGTGAATAAAAGTTGATATTTCTCTAATCTCTGCTGTAAAACTACATATTCTAATGAATCTAATCATCTGCAGCGTGTAAGTTTGAGCTGGAGAATGTACATACATGCCGGAACTCCGGAACGTCGAAGTACTTTTGAGTTGTTCATAAAAGTTATGTTCTACTCACTATAAAAATTTTCACCTACCGCCGCCTAGGTCCTGCCTAGGAGCTAGGCGGGCGATTACCAACCCGATTAACCCTTAtgcattgaaaaattaaaaaagagtgCCTAGGCAAACGCTTAGCCTGCCTAAACTCACCTAGATCGCGATCCTCATTTAGACAATGTttgagacttgttgaatacttggatttCCAATATGTTAGAATACTTTAATATGCCATCttcttttgcaatttatgtattccaatacaattatttatttttgtaagtATAAATATGCACTAAtttatgatatataataaatttacttaaatctaccTAGTCCACCACCTAGGGTCTCGCCTAGCTGCCTAAGTGTTAGGCCTTAACCTATTTCCCTACTAGTATCTAGCTtgttttagaaccttggttctACTTATAACCAAAGCGCTTATGAGTAAAAGTGTTTCCCGCATAGATATTAACAAGTGATCCCCAACTCTAATACACTAGAGAACgataattttgtttacaaatctTAAGTGGAAAATCAACCTTGGAGCTGCAATTTTTTCTTCAAGaagcataaaaaaataaacggtCCTAATTGAATTAAGGAAATAATTTTCTTACTTACCAATCTAATGAATAAAATCAGCATTGGAGCTGTAAGGGTTcaaggaaaaagagagaaggaaaaaggaaatagcaataattttcaaatgagaAAAGAATTATCCTTGGGTAAATAAAAGTTAAGGAAAAAACTTCCACCTAGTAGCTCTTTGCTTTTTCCGACCAACTAGCTGTTGATCTAGTAGTAAATCCTATTTTCAATATTATAAGAAGTTCTAAGTTGGAATCCCCTCTTCcacattgattaaaaaaaataaaaaataaaatgcgaGAACCTAAACAACCAATTATTAGTGTCCAAATGAGTCCACAAAAACTGTGTCCATAAGTTGTATTTACTTGCAATTACCACCCTGGAAGTGGAAGGTTCATTCAAGTACAACATATCAGATTGATCAAGCATAGAAACGACATTGATAGGTGATGAGGCAGCTTCTCTTTTCATTGGCATTACGTACAAGATTCACTTATCTCAAACTTGTACCAACCAATCACTTTACAAGAAACAAAGTAATTAATTTGATCATGTGGTGAGGGAAGATTAAATTAGGACTCAGGAGCATGCCATTCAATACAACAAAGTGAAGAGAAGATAATCAAAAGTGTTCAGGTCACTACACTGAATTACGAGTGCGATATAAACACTGTTGAAGTTACGTTTTATGCGTTTGGGGTATACAAAACAGAGGACATATTGGACCGGATGAGAAAACTAGATCAGATgtggatatatgtatattggTGAGAATTCTCCTGCAATTAACATAAAACCATATCTTATAAATCTTCCATTGCAAAACATTTGGCGAGAGGTCCTGCAAGTTAATACGTAGGAAGTGATGAACTATTCTTTCCTTGGGAAATTAAATGAAAGATACGCATGAAATAGTGAAAAACAGCATATGGTTACTTATTCTGTGATCATCACTGTCATCCTTAATGAGTTGGTGACAATTCAAAGCTAGTAAAAGGAAGTAAACGCATCACCAGGGCGTAGTACAATGGTTTATGTTAATAGAATTTGAGAAATAGGTAGGTGAAGACCTGAAAGTTGACTATCTCCCTGCTGTAGTGAGCCTTTCACCAGAAGTGTCCCTCAGTTTTGCTGAAATACCTATAAGAAAGAGAACTTCGTCAAACTCAAGCACAAATTCTAAAGACAACGTCACCACATACAAGCCAAGTAATGACAGCATCGTACCGAAACACGAAAACCTAGATGAATTGAAGGCAAATTCAAACAGCTTGAACTTGTGGATGCATCTTGCTTATCTTCACAACTGATAACTCTATCACAATCTTGTGACTCACCCTTCAAGATTGCATCCGAGTGATCTTTTGTCATCGTGATCTGTTAAAAGTTAGATAGTGCTGCTTGTAAGTACACACCACTCTGGTGCAACATCACTCACATCTGCAATCAAGGtcagtgaaaatgtttttttaggTTCTGCGCAAGACATTGGCGTATTTAAAAACCAAGTCTCAAAACACTAACGAAAAACTAATAAACAACCTGACCCAACAAAGCTCCAACCTAGAAGAGAAGCACCAACAAGCGGATATATGCAGTTTGCGCCAGTTCCAATATCAAAGCCCCTCGCTTTATCACCATTGCTTGTAGTCTTCACAATGATGTCAGACGAGAGAAGATCTTCAATCCAATGAATGTAATTCGATCTATTGGGCACAGTAGGGCACAGCTGCCCATCAGGAATCCTCCTGGGAAATCAAATTCACATTGAACGTCCTACTTATACAAACCCCATGACAGTGCAACTTCATTAACTGAATAGACATCAAGGATTCAACCTGGGTTTCCAGCCCGTTACAAAAAGGCGAGGCCAACAAAATTTGAGAGGGAACAATACAATGACataggagtgaaaataagttcGGACTTGGATATATAATAACTTAAGTCACCAGAATTTTATCACATTATTACATTATTAAGCTGAGTATAAATGTGTCCTTCAATGTAACATTAAACCTAGGCTATCATTTTATATTCTGCGTAATAAGGATGGTACCAAGATTATAGGTCTGCTTAGATTGATCATCCAACTTAAATTCATAGGCTGCAATGTTTCATACTTTCATACCTACTGGGATCCTGGTACTACCATTGAAGCTAATTAGGGTGGCAATGGTTATGGATTCAGTGACATCACTAAAAGTTTTTGACAGAGCAGATACACAATACAAGTAAAACCAAGGCATATTCAGCTAAAACTTTCAATCAAAACCCATGAATTCTAATTTCTAACAGCTGCCCAAGTAGGCAAATGCAGATATGGATGAGAAAAATTACCAATTGAGGCGGTGGTCGTGGAGGAGGAGGACCCGGGTGAGTTCCCAGGTGGCGTTGAAGTCGGTCCAGTCGATTCAGGGACGACCATCTCGAGAGAAGAAGACGAAGGGCTGGAAACAGGGGTAGAGGGAAGCCAAGTGAGCGAAGTCGGGTGGGTTCTCGGAGTAATTGTTTCTCGGGTGGGTCACAGGTCGCTCAtcctttctcttcctcttcttaatTTTGTTCATCGACATTTGAGACTGAATGTAGTATGGTGACAAGTGAGAAACGCGTCTTGTCACCCGCTGAATGACCTGAATGCTCAGCACTTAGAAGTGCTTCTAATCATACAACATTCACCAACAAAAGTGCTTCCATTCTTACGGCATTCACTAACAAAAATGCttctaatcattttaaaatcgTTTCTAGTATATGGGCCAACTCTACATGCGCTTTCTGATAATTGTGGGTTAGGCAGCCGAAATTTGGGCTTGCTGAAGTTCGACTATCATCGCCCACATTCTAGCTTGCGACTTCAAAGGCCCATGAGCTGAGTTACATTATCGTGGTCTATAGAATAAGATTGTTAATGGGTCAGCCAACTTCAGTTTGGGTTTAATTTTGTGCTTGCGGACTCCAATCTCTCCACGCACCCACACTGGCGTGGCGCTACACAAGTTTCGTTTGAGGTAACGTTAAGGAGCTtgcatatttatattatattgatGTGTTAATCACATATAATAAGCAATGCAACCCATATAATCAACATTCAATAAGAGAAATTTATTAATTCAGTAATGTATACACATCATTTGTCATCTAACGTGATACAAAATTGTTGTCTCCTTGACATTTCTATTTTTTACGTTAGTTTTTTGTGTGGCCCGTGTCACTTGTCATAGGTTGTTTGCCTTTAGGCTTTTGGTTCGGGACTTTGGAAAACATGAGCTTGAAAAATTCTTAGTGATATAATGTagtggtaattttttttttttttttttccattttctagTTTGAGATTTTAAGTTTGAGCCACTTAAATGGGAATTTCGTACTCAAATTCTATTGTTGACTCAAATTCCCCATCTTTTGGAGTACAATAACGCTATTTAAAAAACCATGACATTATATAATAGAGAAGAAATTTCATGCAACAGGA
This region includes:
- the LOC137727269 gene encoding uncharacterized protein is translated as MGSEVSKQVERRKAIAAEKKTLCDLHQSCGEEFPSCAYKPSDRKNWMAGVNPEKLHINKIVWPGTHDSATNKIGVPCITRPFAQCQNLSIYQQLEKGNRVLDIRIQEDRKVCHGILLTYNIDVVINDVKKFLSETQYEIIILEIRTEFGHEDPPEFDKYLVDQLGEFLVPQDDHVFDKTISELLPKRVICVWKPRKSPQPKAGSPLWNAGHLKDDWIDTDLPSTKFESNLKNLSNQPPASSRKFFYRVENTVTPQADNPVLCVKPVTGRIHGFARLFITQCFSRGIADRLQIFSTDFIDEDFVDACVAVTYARVEGKA